The Oncorhynchus gorbuscha isolate QuinsamMale2020 ecotype Even-year linkage group LG06, OgorEven_v1.0, whole genome shotgun sequence sequence TTGCCAGGCATTTAGGGAATTAGATGCACCATTGGCCACCTCATTGCTAATTTTGTGTTTTTCTGATCATTTGAGATGTGAAATGTCTGCCCGGCCTACTGTGAGTTTAGCTTCTGCCTAATTCAGAAATTACAGTACCAGCACTGCTTCCAACCAACTCCACATGCTGTGATAATTGGACACAATTATTGTGTTTTTCTCATTTAACGTTAACCACCCCTCCCGGCGCTACTTGGTACATACCGTCTGAGGTGAGCGTGCCCTGCGGTGGCGGTGGATTGAGTGCAAATGGGGAGGCAGTGGGGGAGTCCATGCGTGACCCCCGTGGGAAGGCTCGGTTGGTATGGTCCCTCTGTATCTCGTTGGTAAAGCGGCTGTTGACGGGGATACTCTCTGGCACCACCTGGACCAGCGGGGGGACCACAGGTAGTTCACTATGCCCCAGGGTCCGCAGACACTGCTCCTCCAACGCAGCGATCAGCACCGACTGGTTGTTCACCAACCCTGCCATCAATGCGAAACGCCCCTCCAGCTCCTGGTGGCAGAAAGAGAAGGTAACAAAAGGCCATAAATCACTTCATTTAGTTATAGAATATCTAAATATCCTCAAACTATATCAAATTATTGTTTGCTGGTCTTTTTAAAGCTTCTGTATTATGGCACTATTGATTTGCTTCTAACACGctttgtttgatttgatttatacatGAAAGTAGCGCTAAGCACATTGCTTTCTAGTTCCACCTTGATATTCTAACCTTGTAGCGTGAAGCCAGTCTCAGCATCTCTGAGGTGACGTTGAGAACCCGGGTCTCCAGCTGGGCCAGCTCCAGGGAGTTGTCCCTCTTCCTGATGATCTCGTGCAGCAGCTGCATGTAAAGCTGGGTCACCCTGGAGTTCATATTCCTGCTCTCTTTCCTCAGCAGCTTCATCTCGTTCACCATGTTGCCGTCCACGTCCACCACCAGCTGCATGGTCTCAATCTCCCGTCTCTGCTTGGACAGCACCTCTCTCACGTCAGCTATGTCGATCCGCGTCACACGCTCTTTGTCCGGCTCTGGGCCCGTGGCGCTGGCACAGACGGGGCCTGATGATGGACGTTAGAATCATTCAAAGTCACGAAACAAGACTGGACCAAAAAATAAATGACCGTCTTCACAGAAGACAAAACACTGACCTGTGATCTTCTGCTCGGGAATGAGGAAGGTGTAGGAGCACTTCTTGACATCATCAGCAGGAGCCCGTTTGGCCCTGAGCATGGGATGGTCCCTTGgctggtccctggtctctctggCCTGTCTGGAACCGCTGCACTGGCTCAGcccccagagagagaggcagagcaggcCACACAGGCTCCACGACACCCCCCGTCTCACCCCAACCACACCCTTCATGGTCTTCTTCTACTGGCTGGATGCTTCTTGGACTTCCTCTATGCTTCCCTGCAATGGATGAAAAAACAAGAGTTGGTGTGAAGAGAGTTAACTTTTCCAAACAATGAAAAATGCAATTGTTGACGACAATATACCAATAtgctagtcctgtatattatatCCCTAAAAAGGAAAATAGGTTTGCGGCAGATTCATAACAACAAAGCAAAACATGTTTTCTAATACCCAGAGGCGCAACATTACAAGACTTCTGGGAACATTTTTGAAAcggaccaagcagaccaggccaGAGTTGGGTGTTTGAGAAGTGAAACATTCTTCCTTTCTTGTTAATTTTCTcaatctaaaggcacaaccttGATTCTAATAAGTAGTTGAAAATGTTATTACCCCAACCTCAAGAACGTGAGAAACTAACACATTTTCATCCAAAAACAACTTCTATCGAAGGAGTGGCTTTAATTTGACGGCCTGCACATGCGCAGTTCGGCACGAGACGACTGTTAGACCTGATGATGTGTTTCTGCGCACgagcttagctagccaacgtcgcCATGACATCGGCTACAAATGTGCTCAGCCATTTCGATTGGAGTGGCACTTTCTGCTTATCTTCATACTTTACGGTCTTTAGTTGCAGTATGTTGCCAGCGTTGAACAATTAAATAGCATGTTTACAGCTAATAATTACTAGCAAACAGTCTTGGTCAGAAGTAGTAGTCAAGCTCACTAATGGACATTTTACAGTAGCCAGTTTAAGTTTCCCTCTTGGCGAGGGGTAGAGATTATGTGATTGCCTTGCTGGAAATGGAGTTGTAGATAATGTCAATGATCTCCAAGGCAGTGAATTAGTCATGCGGCAGAATAATTCCCAATAACAGACGCTTGAGCACCAGAGCCAAACGTTTAGTTTGCACAATCCCTGTGTATTTGTATTGTTGCAATCTGATGGTCTAGGAAGTTTACAACCAAGCAGCAGAAGGGCTAGCTGGTGTCCCAAGGAGCTGGGAAACAAATTGCTGTCCAGTCATTCTGCAGGAGTCGGTctggatgtctgttctctgtcagagcCGCCATAGCCTATGCAATCTCCAGGAAGCGCAAACATCCGGTTTTCAGGGATACAGTATTTTCAACCTAACTTCCGTTTCCCCTGAAAAACAGAAGTGGGAACTTCGCTCAGGTGTCTTTTTCCACCTGCTACGTTATTTTAGAGCTTCCATTAAAACCACCATTTcgctcctgttctattggttttcatatcaactttctTTTGTTGAGCCAAAGGCTTAGTCACattagcaacccatcctagttgttgcatctttactCACCTAATGCAGATGGGTCCGGTAAATTTCTCAAATGGTCGGTGAATGAGAGTCTTTCTGGTCATGTTGTCCGGCGCCACATTTGACTAATGGAAACCCagacacactcacgcacgcagGTATGTTAAGTAGAAAATGTTATTTACCTCTCGAGGTGTCTGTTATTCCCTCTGCCAGGGCTCTAAATGAAAATGTTTCATTGGTAGCACTTAGTTAGGAGTACCACATGAAATTTAGGAGCAAAAATAATAATGTAATTGATTGAGATACAGCCTATATTGGGCCTAAATTAATTTTAGCTACCTTTTGAAGCACCTGTTGTGCCCTAGAAACGAATATCTAATGCTGTAAATACATTAGTTTATTATAAAGGCAAAAATGTTGATACGAATACCTGACAAATCTGCACTCACTTGGTTCTCTAGGGCGCTCGGAAACAAAGGTACAGCGAAGCCTTATCATTACAACAATTATTCTTTCATTGTAGCACAGTGCTCCCAACTAACATTTGAACAGCAAAATATTTACTTGCATATATGCTACCACGTTGGTCACACTTTAGAGCCCTGCTCTCCGCCCACCACCACTCCCCCCTTTTGCCCCAGTGCCCTGGCCCTGCTCTGATTCCTGtaacctctctctgacccctaCTGTTGTGTTTGTCCCTCTGCAGGTGCCTGCCATGTCTGCTTCTCATCACtatctcacaccacacacacacacacacacacacacacacacacacacacacacacacacacacacacacacacacacacacactacctaaaTGCTGCTCCACTTTACACCATGAGTTTTCACTACCTAAAACCCCCAACCTCCATGTCAGATCCTGACCTCCATTAACCTCAGAGagtgcctgacacacacacacacacacacacacacacacacacacacacacacacacacacacacacacacacacacacacacacacacacacacacacacacacacacacacacacacacacacacacacactacctaaaTGCTGCTCCACTTTACACCCTGAGTTTTCACTACCTAAAACCCCCATCCTTAAACTGACGCCCTGTGTGGCTCCTGTAATGCCGTTGTTGCTCCTCAGGACTGGAGTAAACTCTGTCAGTTCGATTAGTAGTGTGGATACTGTGTgccagagtgtgtgtttgtgtgtgtgtgtgtgctagccgAGCCAATACGCTGTGAAAAGTGTGTGTAGTCCGTTCTTCATTTCTCTGGCTGTGTGTTAATTTGACAGCAGACACCCCTGACAACGTAACCAGGTCCTCTATCCTCACTGACCTGTTAATGGCTTTAACAGCTCCTTCGAGCTCTgtctccacacacagacacactgctcTCCTGCAGGCAGTTACTTTTCCAGCTCCTTCATCCATGTCCATACTGCTCCATTATCAGGCACCCTTTGAGACAGACAAACCAATCCCACACTGAACAGCACACATACCTATCACTGTCATTACATTATTtatttctctgactctctccctctctttctttctatgtaTGTACACCACAGAAGTAGAGCATTCTGACCAGACCTGTCAGGGGCCTGTACTCTGTGTCGGTACACTGTGTCTTAACGCCTAGTGAACATTCTGACCAGACCTGTCAGGGGCCTGTACTCTGTGTCGGTACACTGTGTCTTAACGCCTAGTGAAGGCCTACAGGAAGAGCACGTCTGTAGCGGGGGGCCAGAATGTAGATTGAACCAGCTCTCTACTGAGTCAGTCCGTCTCAGATTAGGtccaaaatggcaacctattccctatttagtgcacacaTTTTGACCAGGGCGCATGGTGCTCTAGGGTGactatttgggacacagacagagactggTGGAGGTTGGAGAGGTTAGTGTAGAGAGAAGATGAAGAAGAGACGTGTCTCTTTCAGTTAGACATCAAAGCCAGATGAAAGCCCCGACCAGTCAGACCAACCTGAGCCGACTAAACCAAAACAACTCCGAACTGCCCAGAACACCCAGAACCTCACAggggggaggcaggcaggcaaacGGAGGTAAAAGCTGACCGTTGCAGAGTTGGAACTGGAGAAAGTGGGTCATACACTTCTCATCTCCCTGGCTGTCTCTCCATAAAGAGGAATGGGGATACCATTCATCTGAAATGTCTTCTGCGTTTGACCCAACACCTCTGAAGCAGGACTATGCCTCAACAACCTCTTATAGTACTGATGAAACACTCTGTTCTACCTCTTTCTGGCTTTCTCTCCCTTTATCCCCaacctgtctgctcctcccaCACTCTGGGTCTGTATTGAGGCTGTAGTAGTTAATGGGTGGTGGCAGTAGTGAGGGGAGATGGACAGACTTTAGAAAAGCGCAAAACACAGCTAGTTAGAAATCACAACCTTTCCTTTTCTCCCCCTTCTCAACTTGTTAAAGCCTTTTCTTTTTCCTTCAACCTCTCGAAATTCAATAAAAATAAGTGTTTTTGGCTCCTGGTCCATAGCCAACGGCTCACGTATCCCCCTAACAGATGTCGCAATGTACAACCCCAGCCAAAGGAAAACTAGCCTTAGGAGTGTGATGGTGTGCGTGCGcatgcacctgtgtgtgtgttgtaactgtgCCTTTTGTGTTCTGGAACTGCCCTGGCCGGTCTCTCTCTTCCCAGTCTTACACGATGGAAACAGGGTGACCTCTGTCACTTTCCGCTGGCTGCTCACCTTACTAGAGGTTATTAAAAGGCAGCTGACCTATGACTTTGGCCTGAAACCTCGGTCTCGCTCTTAGCCATATGCTCCCATTCACGTACACACACATGGACTGTTAATGGAGCATTCACGGAACAAGAGACACCATCttacatccctttctctctgttacgGTATTACTGTATAAATTATTGCCTCACCCCAGGGCCAATATAGGCCTACAGCCCAGGATTCAATAGCCCCCTCTACCAAGCTACCTCATCTATAATAGACAAATTACCACCTCCTGTATGAAGCCTACCACTATGTTACATGCTCCATGGTAGGCAGCTCTAGAATCAGTTTCCTACCTCATTAGCCCTTCTAGTCTTATTTTGGCTAGTTTGGCTCTTCACAGGCCTGTGGGTTGGGGTTCTGGGAGTTTTGTGGCTTTGGATCTTAGATTTCTACTGTGATGTAGTAAGCTGTTCACGGGCATGCCAACCCTGCCAGCTCCAGCAACCAATCACCCTAGACACAGCCCCAGCCCCACCCTGTGCTC is a genomic window containing:
- the LOC124037810 gene encoding angiopoietin-related protein 1-like, whose amino-acid sequence is MKGVVGVRRGVSWSLCGLLCLSLWGLSQCSGSRQARETRDQPRDHPMLRAKRAPADDVKKCSYTFLIPEQKITGPVCASATGPEPDKERVTRIDIADVREVLSKQRREIETMQLVVDVDGNMVNEMKLLRKESRNMNSRVTQLYMQLLHEIIRKRDNSLELAQLETRVLNVTSEMLRLASRYKELEGRFALMAGLVNNQSVLIAALEEQCLRTLGHSELPVVPPLVQVVPESIPVNSRFTNEIQRDHTNRAFPRGSRMDSPTASPFALNPPPPQGTLTSDGPFKDCYQVRQAGHSTSGMYLLKSEGSDQLIQAWCEHGLDNGGWTVLQRRKDGSVNFFRNWENYKKGFGNIDSEYWLGLENIYNLGKQGDYRLLVELEDWVGKKVYAEYSSFHLEPESEGYRLRLGTYQGNAGDSLSSHNGKMFTTLDRDKDAFSGNCAHFHKGGWWYNACGQTNLNGVWYSGGVYRSKFQDGIFWAEYGGGFYSLKSVRMMIRPID